The stretch of DNA GTAATTACGACGGCGGCTGCCGCGGCAGCGCTCCTGCTCGGCGGCTGCGGGGCCAGCCAACCGCAGGCCCAGGCTGTCAGCGAAACGGTGGCCCCGTCGGCAAGCGCGTCGACCCAGTCGAACGGTTCCGGCGTGCCCCAGGCCCCGTCCTCTTCGGCACCGGCAACGCAGGCGTCCACACCGTCCGGGCCCGCCCTGTGCAAGGCCGCCAGCCTGACCGCCAGCACCGATTCCACCGGCGGCGGCGCCGCCGGAAGCGTCTACATGCAGCTGATCCTGACGAACACCGGCACCGGGCCCTGCCTCCTGAAAGGCTTCGCCGGAGT from Arthrobacter sp. PAMC25564 encodes:
- a CDS encoding DUF4232 domain-containing protein, which encodes MRPQRMNYKLVITTAAAAAALLLGGCGASQPQAQAVSETVAPSASASTQSNGSGVPQAPSSSAPATQASTPSGPALCKAASLTASTDSTGGGAAGSVYMQLILTNTGTGPCLLKGFAGVSLTADANGEPIGAPATRDESTPVTDVLLAPGQAGTATLRYTQAGNYNDCTRTQAAGLRVYPPEDTASLFLAEPRDACSNTGIALLTIGAFQAK